In Salinarimonas sp., a genomic segment contains:
- a CDS encoding DUF1214 domain-containing protein: MLDALRRALRNLYHLVLIAWAAALGAGLGLGSAWLTLEGDYPFGERRAQAWTAWPSVGSPESDPYARAILARSGDVPLALGEGIAFHALADELGRPLDAACDYEIAGETPAARVWTIALYDEAGRLVETPQRRAGLTSAEVLRDEDGAVTITLSPRPKPGNWLQTPGRGRVQAVLRLYDSPVSGAIGWLDEGAMPRVVRTGCGRATS, encoded by the coding sequence ATGCTCGACGCCCTGCGCCGCGCGCTCAGGAACCTCTACCATCTCGTCCTGATCGCCTGGGCCGCCGCGCTCGGCGCGGGCCTCGGCCTCGGCTCGGCCTGGCTGACCCTGGAGGGCGACTATCCGTTCGGCGAGCGGCGGGCCCAGGCCTGGACCGCCTGGCCCTCCGTCGGCTCGCCCGAGAGCGACCCCTACGCCCGCGCCATTCTCGCCCGCTCCGGCGACGTGCCGCTGGCGCTCGGAGAGGGCATCGCCTTCCATGCGCTGGCCGACGAGCTCGGCCGCCCCCTCGACGCCGCCTGCGACTACGAGATCGCGGGCGAGACGCCGGCGGCGCGCGTCTGGACCATCGCGCTCTACGACGAGGCCGGCCGGCTGGTCGAGACGCCGCAGCGGCGGGCGGGGCTCACCTCGGCGGAGGTCCTGCGCGACGAGGACGGGGCCGTGACGATCACGCTCTCGCCGCGGCCGAAGCCCGGCAACTGGCTGCAGACGCCCGGGCGCGGGCGCGTCCAGGCCGTGCTGCGGCTCTACGACAGCCCGGTCTCGGGCGCGATCGGCTGGCTCGACGAGGGCGCGATGCCGCGGGTCGTGCGCACCGGATGCGGGAGGGCGACCTCGTGA
- a CDS encoding catalase yields the protein MAHETSHSSDGTLTNRQGHAVSNNQSQRTVGPRGPATLENYQFLEKISHFDRERIPERVVHARGFVAYGEFEATGKIGDEPASKYTRAKLFQEAGKKTPLAIRFSTVIGGRDSSEVARDPRGFAVKFYTEDGNWDLVGNNLAVFFIRDAIKFPDVIHSLKPDPVTFRQEPNRIFDFMSQTPEAMHMLTHLFSPRGIPRSYRHMEGFGVNTYKMVNDAGETVIVKYHFHPRQGVESLTAAEAAKVQGQDLGSASKDLYTAIARGDHPQWDMSVQIMSDDEHPELDWDPLDDTKIWPEEDFPLRHVGVMTLNRNVEDVFNENEQIAMGTGVLVDGLDFSDDKMLVGRTFSYSDTQRYRVGPNYLQLPVNRPRTEGVHTNQSGGQMSYSRDMGPGQNPHVNYEPSIHNGLREAEGDRESRPPELHGRLVREVIERRNDYVQARGRFCTMMDWERDDLIATMGTLLSECERDVQERMVWHFFLVHDDYGRRVGEAIGVSVDDVRGLAPLKDQVLTEEDQRRLKSLGANGDRIDPKDWRGWTSSVTNRKASAEDVLGSYPSAGKQAAE from the coding sequence ATGGCGCACGAGACCTCCCATTCCAGCGACGGCACGCTCACCAACCGGCAGGGCCATGCGGTCTCGAACAACCAGTCCCAGCGCACGGTCGGGCCGCGAGGCCCGGCGACGCTGGAGAACTACCAGTTCCTGGAGAAGATCAGCCATTTCGACCGCGAGCGGATTCCCGAGCGCGTGGTGCACGCGCGCGGCTTCGTCGCCTACGGCGAGTTCGAGGCGACGGGGAAGATCGGGGACGAGCCGGCCTCGAAGTACACCCGCGCCAAGCTGTTCCAGGAGGCGGGCAAGAAGACACCGCTCGCCATCCGCTTCTCCACCGTGATCGGCGGGCGGGATTCGTCCGAGGTCGCCCGCGACCCGCGCGGCTTCGCGGTGAAGTTCTACACCGAGGACGGGAACTGGGACCTCGTGGGCAACAATCTCGCGGTGTTCTTCATCCGCGACGCGATCAAGTTTCCCGACGTGATCCATTCCCTCAAGCCGGATCCGGTGACCTTCCGCCAGGAGCCGAACCGGATCTTCGACTTCATGTCGCAGACGCCGGAAGCGATGCACATGCTCACGCATCTGTTCAGCCCGCGCGGCATCCCGCGCAGCTATCGGCACATGGAGGGGTTCGGCGTCAACACCTACAAGATGGTCAACGACGCGGGCGAGACCGTCATCGTCAAGTACCACTTCCACCCGCGCCAGGGCGTCGAGAGCCTGACTGCGGCGGAGGCGGCGAAGGTCCAGGGCCAGGATCTCGGCTCGGCGTCGAAGGATCTCTACACGGCGATCGCGCGCGGCGACCATCCGCAATGGGACATGTCCGTGCAGATCATGTCCGACGACGAGCATCCCGAGCTCGACTGGGACCCGCTCGACGACACCAAGATCTGGCCGGAGGAGGACTTCCCGCTGCGGCATGTCGGCGTCATGACGCTGAACCGGAACGTGGAGGACGTCTTCAACGAGAACGAGCAGATCGCCATGGGCACGGGCGTGCTCGTCGACGGGCTCGACTTCTCCGACGACAAGATGCTGGTGGGCCGCACCTTCTCGTACTCGGACACGCAGCGCTACCGGGTCGGGCCGAACTATCTGCAGCTGCCGGTGAACCGACCGCGGACCGAGGGCGTGCACACCAACCAGTCCGGCGGGCAGATGTCGTACTCCCGCGACATGGGGCCCGGCCAGAACCCGCACGTCAATTACGAGCCCTCGATCCATAACGGCCTGCGCGAGGCCGAGGGAGACCGCGAGAGCCGGCCGCCGGAGCTGCACGGGCGGCTCGTGCGGGAGGTGATCGAGCGCCGCAACGACTACGTCCAGGCCCGCGGCCGCTTCTGCACCATGATGGATTGGGAGCGCGACGACCTGATCGCCACCATGGGCACGCTCCTCTCCGAGTGCGAGCGCGACGTCCAGGAGCGCATGGTCTGGCACTTCTTCCTGGTTCACGACGATTACGGCAGGCGCGTCGGCGAGGCGATCGGCGTCTCCGTGGACGACGTGCGCGGGCTCGCCCCGCTGAAGGACCAGGTGCTCACCGAGGAGGACCAGCGCCGGCTGAAGAGCCTGGGCGCCAACGGCGACCGCATCGATCCGAAGGACTGGCGCGGCTGGACGAGCTCCGTCACCAACCGCAAGGCCAGCGCCGAGGACGTGCTCGGGTCGTATCCGTCGGCGGGCAAGCAGGCGGCTGAGTGA
- the otsA gene encoding alpha,alpha-trehalose-phosphate synthase (UDP-forming) produces MSDARRGGETDGTGATGRLVVVSNRVPDPTKTQAGGLAVALGAALKERGGLWFGWSGETVEEGSASDTPHTRTKGNVTYATIDLDEVEHERYYAGFSNRALWPVCHFRLDLIQISAEDTKGYFEVNERFARALAPLIEPDDIVWIHDYHLIPLAAMLRDRGVENRMGFFLHIPWPPSQVSSALPAYERLLRGLAAYDVVGFQTPLGAENFLTCLARDLPLGAVHPPRADAFPIGIDAEAFMELAREGAQDELAVRLRQSMRGRDLIIGVDRLDYSKGIGQRLEAFERYLETHAEQRNQVSLLQVTPRSRSEVPEYQDMEQEVAEHVGRINGAFGDVDWVPIRYVNSPIPHASLAGLYRMAKVGLVTPLRDGMNLVAKEFVAAQPADDPGVLILSRFAGAVHELDCALIVNPYDPDATAAAIARALEMPLEERQERWERMLARVEANSTSDWAKRFLAVLEG; encoded by the coding sequence GTGAGCGATGCACGCCGAGGGGGCGAGACGGACGGGACGGGGGCGACGGGCCGCCTCGTCGTCGTCTCGAACCGGGTCCCGGACCCGACCAAGACCCAGGCCGGCGGCCTCGCCGTCGCGCTCGGCGCGGCGCTGAAGGAGCGCGGCGGGCTCTGGTTCGGCTGGTCCGGCGAGACGGTGGAGGAGGGGAGCGCCTCCGACACGCCGCACACGCGCACCAAGGGGAACGTCACCTACGCCACGATCGACCTCGACGAGGTGGAGCACGAGCGCTACTACGCCGGCTTCTCCAACCGGGCGCTGTGGCCCGTCTGCCATTTCCGGCTCGACCTGATCCAGATCAGCGCCGAGGACACGAAGGGCTATTTCGAGGTCAACGAGCGCTTCGCCCGGGCGCTGGCGCCGCTGATCGAGCCCGACGACATCGTCTGGATCCACGATTACCACCTGATCCCGCTCGCCGCGATGCTGCGCGACCGCGGGGTCGAGAACCGGATGGGCTTCTTCCTCCACATCCCCTGGCCGCCCTCGCAGGTGTCGAGCGCGCTGCCGGCCTACGAGCGGCTGCTGCGCGGGCTCGCCGCCTACGACGTCGTCGGCTTCCAGACGCCGCTCGGGGCGGAGAACTTCCTCACCTGCCTCGCCCGCGACCTGCCGCTGGGCGCGGTGCATCCGCCTCGCGCCGACGCCTTCCCGATCGGCATCGACGCCGAGGCCTTCATGGAGCTCGCCCGCGAGGGCGCGCAGGACGAGCTCGCGGTGCGCCTGCGCCAGAGCATGCGCGGGCGCGACCTGATCATCGGCGTCGACCGGCTGGATTATTCGAAGGGCATCGGCCAGAGGCTCGAGGCCTTCGAGCGCTATCTCGAGACCCATGCCGAGCAGCGCAACCAGGTCAGCCTCCTGCAGGTGACCCCGCGCTCGCGCTCGGAGGTGCCCGAGTACCAGGACATGGAGCAGGAGGTCGCCGAGCACGTGGGCCGGATCAACGGCGCCTTCGGCGACGTCGACTGGGTGCCGATCCGCTACGTGAACTCGCCGATCCCGCACGCCTCGCTGGCGGGCCTCTACCGGATGGCCAAGGTCGGGCTGGTGACCCCGCTGCGCGACGGCATGAACCTCGTCGCCAAGGAGTTCGTCGCCGCCCAGCCCGCGGACGATCCCGGGGTGCTGATCCTCTCGCGCTTCGCCGGCGCGGTGCACGAGCTCGACTGCGCCCTGATCGTCAACCCCTACGATCCGGACGCCACCGCCGCCGCCATCGCCCGCGCGCTCGAGATGCCGCTCGAGGAGCGCCAGGAGCGCTGGGAGCGCATGCTCGCGCGCGTGGAGGCGAACTCGACGAGCGATTGGGCGAAGCGCTTCCTGGCGGTGCTGGAGGGGTGA